The genomic segment TGAATAACCAATTAAACCTGCAACTATAGTTGGAACTACAGCTGCAACCAATAATCCAACTCCCATACCCTGAAAAAACTGTGCAGGTGTATGAACAAATGTTTTTTCTCCACCACCTTCTGTCCATTCAGCTAATGGAAAAAACATTCCAACCTGAACTGAGGCGCAGAGATACATCCCAAGTCCATAAAAAAGAATATTACCAAAAGTATTATACCCCATTTCACCACCTTGAATATTCCAGGTAGTTGCTAAAATAATTAAGATACAAAGAATTGATAATTGAACTTTAAAAGCTGGAAATATATATGGGGCAACTAAACCAAAAACTAATATTGATCCATATAATAATAAGTTTCTATTCATTATTTTAAATATTCCCTTTTTCTTGAAAGTTTAAATCTTCTATAAACTAATATTAAAACGAGTAATAAAAATACCGATCCTATTCTAAACTCTGTTCCAAAGATATAGTCTGCAAATTCTTCAAAAACTCCAAGTCCCATTCCAGACATAGCAACACCTGGTAAGTTTCCAAGTCCTGCAACTATTACAATCATAAAAGATCTAATTGTATATGGAAGTCCCATATAAGGATGAATGGTAAAAGTAATTGCAATCAAAGCACCTGCTACACCACATAAAGCAGCATTAATTCCAAAAGTTGCTGCATAAACTTTTTCTGTATCAACACCTAAAATCTTTGCAGCTCTTGCATTTTGAGCTGTTGCCCTAATTGCTCGTCCTAATTTTGATTTTTTCATGTATAAAACTAAACAAATAGCAAAGACAATACTTACAACAGCAGAAAATATTTTAGAATTTGGTAGTGTTACCGAATTATTAAATAACATGGTTGTACCGAATTCTGAATTTGCAAGCACAACATCAGCACCAAATGCAAAATTCATTAATTGCATCATTAAAATACTAATTCCAAACGTTGCTAAAATTGAGATAAATAAATCTCTATCAACTACTTTATTAATTACTGTTTTATAAATTCCAACACCAACAAAATACATCACTATAGGACACACAATAATTCCCCATGCAGGGTGAATTCCTGAAAGATACATAAAGTAAGCAATATATCCGCCTAAAATTACCAAATCACCTTGAGCAATATTGATAATGTTCATCACGCCCCATTGAAGAGCCATACCATAAGCAATTAATGCAAATAAAATTCCAAGTAGCAAACCATCTAAGGTTGCTTGTAATGTAAGCATAGGTACTTGAAATATTAAAAAATCCATAAATAAAAAATTCTTTTATAAAAAAATGCCCCCTATTACTAGAGGGCATTCTTTAATTTTTAATTATCTTGAAGACCAACTTGGAATTGGATGTATCAATTCAGCTGAAGCCCATTTAGTAGGAGCTACAACTTTATTCTCACATTTACTTCCATCATCGTTACACATTACTTGGAAAAGTACCATTGGTTTGTCAACGTTTTGACCACCTTCAGCAAATTTTATATTTCCATAAAATGTTTGCATGTTGGTTGCTGCTAGAGCATCTCTGACTTTCTTTTTATCGAAAGATCCTGCTCTTTCAAAAGCATCTTTAAACACTAACAATGCAGCAGAAGATTCTGCAGCTTGATATGGAGGGTCATAGCCAAACTCCTTATCAAAGTCAGCAGCATATTTCATACCATTACCAAAGAAATCATCTTTGTAAGTTAATGTTTTATGCCATTGAGAAGCACATAGAGCAAACTCAGAGTTTTTACCATGTTGCTTAGAAAGTTTAGCCGCATCACAGTGTGTCATTGCTAACATTGGAACATCAACTTTCATCTCAGCAATTTGTCTAACTGCAGTCAATGCACCTTTTGTGTGACCTGAAACAACTAGAACATCTGGTTTTACAGCTTTAACTTTTGCTAAAGTTGCAGCCATATCATTTAGCTCTTTAGGTAATTTATCATCAATAATGATTTCAGAACCTGTTCTTTTAGCAGCTTCAAGAATACCTAATCTTACATCTTGAGAAAAAGCATCTTGTTCAAATGCTTGTGCTATTTTTACAGGTTTGCCACCATTTTTCTCTACAGCTAAATCGATTGCAACATCAAGATATAAATTTGCTGGTGCAAGCACTGCAAATAAATATTTGTAACCTTTTGTAAACAAAGATCTTGATGCACCATTAGCTTCAACCATTGGCACTCCATATTTCTCTGTAACAGGAGCTATTGCTTTAGTTAATCCTGAAGAATATGGGCCAAGCATAAACTCAACTCCATCTTGAGAGATTAATCTTTCTGCAAGTTGTGCTGCTCTTTTTGGGTTTGACTCATCATCATAATAGATGATTTCAAACTTATAAGTTTTTCCACCAACTTTAACTCCACCCATGCTATTAATTCTATCAACAGCCATATTGTAACCGTTTTGAGTATGAACACCATTAGATGAATATTTACCAGTTAATGAAATCGCAGATCCTAAAATTATCTTATCTCCAACAACTTTTGCAAAAGATATTGCAGAAGAAGATAATAAAATTGCAACTGCAGAAACAAAACTTAAAATAATTTTAGTTATTTTCATTTTTATTTCCTTTGGTTTATTAATTAATTAATCCTTAATTAAAACTTACTTTGTGTAATTGTTCAAGAAGACAAAAATTAAGTTAATATTGTTGTGCAATAACAATAATAACAGCAATTATAACTAAAACACTCGCAGAAATTGTATTTATTGTTTTCGGATTGACTGTTATCCATTTAATTAGTTTTTGTGCGAGCATTGCATAACCAATTAAAGATAAAAAATCCAATACGATGTATGATGTAATAAGAATTACAAACTGAGTTAAAAGATTTGAGTTAAAATCTATAAATTGAGGAAATATAAAAGGAAAAAACATCCAAGCTTTAGGACTTGTACCGGCAACTAAAAAACCATCTTTAAAAAAAGATAAATTGCTTTTTTTAATTATATTTTTTTCAGTTAGATTTTTTGGGTGTGACTTATAGATATCATAAGCAAGATACAGAATATAAAAAACCCCTACCCACTTAAATATATTTAGTATGATTGAATTTTCCGAAAAAAAAGAACCTATTACGAATACTACTAAAACTGCTTGAATAAAATTTGCAGTTACGTCTCCAAAAGCTGACCATATACATTTCCCAACTCCATAATTCATTGAGTAAGAAATTATAACTACTCTTGGTGTTCCTGGGGAGATGAACAAAAAAATTATAATCTGAAGATAGAGTATAAAATCTAAAGGAAGCATTATTTGGATAGTCCTTAAAAACCGGGAGCTAAAGATGGCTAAGAAGGACTATCTAAATCAATATAGCAAATCTCAAAAAAAATGCATTATAGATTTTTTTCAAATATAAAGGATTTATGAAAAAAAAAGGCTATAGCCCAGTCACAAAAGTTAAAAATCCTGAGCCCAAAGTTGATGATCCTGACTGGATCATATGGGCAGCATGGGCAGATAGAATAACCTTTGAGGAAATTAAACAAAAAACTGGAAAATCAGAATCTGAGGTAATCAAGATTATGAGAAAAACTCTTAAACCGTCATCATTCAGATTATGGAGAAGAAGAGTTCACGAAAAAAGTATTAAGCATAAAAAAAAGTTTGAATATTCAAGAAAAGAAATAGCTAGTAAAATAAAAAAAAGTGACTATTTATAAATTATGAAATCAGTAACTATATATACAGGTCCACTTTGTAATTTTTGTGATGCAGCTAAAAGATTATTAACTAGAAATAATGCTGAATACAAAGAAATTAATATTGCAACAACAGATGGTGCGATAGATGAAATGATTAAAAAGGCTAATGGCAGAAGAACAGTTCCACAAATATTTTTTGATGATCAACACATTGGTGGATATGATGATATTCGTGCATTAGAGAAAGAAAATAAGCTTCAGGAACTATTAAAATAATTATTCTTTTGGTTTAAAAACTAAACACACACCATTATTACAAAATCTTTTTCCGGTAGGTTTCGGCCCATCATCAAAAATATGACCATGATGTGCATTACAATTTTTGCAGTGGTATTCAGTTCTTCCATAACCTAATAGATGGTCTGTTTTTGTATCAAAAACATCTGGTAATGATTGATAAAAGGATGGCCAACCTGAACCACTTTCGTACTTTGCATCAGAGTCAAAAAGTTTTATCCCACAGTTTGCACAGTGGTAACTTCCAACTCTTTTTTCATTATTCAATTCACTAGATCCAGGTGCTTCAGTACCATCTTCAAACATCACTAATTTTTGTTCAGCTGTTAGGTTTGGATTTTTTTTATTCATAATTAATTAACAAATTTAGCACATGTTTCATGTAATATTGAATGTAATTCTACAAGTTTTTTAAAATCTTTGTTGTAACCGCCACCTAATACACCACAGAAAGGAATTTTTTTAGAAAAAAAATTTTCAATTACTAACTCTTCCCTTTTTTTTATCCCTTCATCTGTTAATTTCAATTTACCTAAACGGTCATTGCAATGAACATCAACTCCAGCAATATAAAAGGCGAAATCAAATTTTTCCTTATTTAAATCATGAAGATTGTTTTTAAGAATTTCTATATATTTCTTATCTTCGGTATTGTCTTCTAATTCAATATCCAAATCGCTTTTTGATTTTTTAGCTGGATAATTAGATTTTGAATGAATACTAAAAGTAAATACATCTTTATTATTTTTGAAAATATCTGAGTTACCGTTTCCTTGATGAACATCTAAATCAACTATAATTATCTTTTTAACTAGACTTCTGTTTAGTAGATATTGAGCGGCCACTGCAACATCATTGAACACGCAATATCCTGCTCCTTCATCAAAATTTGCATGATGACTTCCCCCAGCAGTATTACAAGCTATCCTGGAATCTAATGCTAATTTTGAGGCTAAAACTGTTCCACCAGTCGCAACTAAAGATCTTTTGACAACACTGTCAACTAATGGAAAACCAATTTTCTTTACCTGATTTTGATCTAATGATTTATTGATTATATTATTTATATAAGTTTCAGAATGAGCTCCTTTAAGTGTATCAACTGAGCACGGATATGGCTTATGAAAATTATTAATTATTTTTTTTTCTAAGAGATATTTAGCCAACTCTCCAAATTTATTTATTGGAAACTTATGATCATCGCCAATTTTTGCAAAATAGTCTTCGTGATTAATTACTGCTAATTCCATTTACTCAATAACACGAATAGGCTTACCATTAACACATGCCTCAAGGTCTTCGATCATTTGAGTATAAAAAATACTATAATTTTCTGCAGTTACATATCCAATATGTGGAGTGAGTAATGCATTTGGTAAAAACCTTAATTTATTATTTTCTGGTAAAGGTTCTTTTTCATAAACATCAATTCCAGCACCAGCAATAACATTAGTTGATAATGCAATAATCAAATCATCTTCATTAATAATGGGACCACGTGAAGTATTAATTATAAAAGCAGTTTTCTTCATTTTGTCTAACTCTTTAAGTGTGATGCAATCTTTATATCTTTCACCACCTTGCACATGAATTGATAAAAAATCTGAAGTTTTAATTAAATCCTCTTTACTACAAGGCAGAACATCTAACTCTTTACACTTATCTAGATTTAAATTTTCACTCCAAGCCATTACCTGCATTCCAAATACTTTACCAATTTTTGCAACTTCTGACCCAACACGACCTAATCCAATAAGTCCTAGAATTTTTCCTCTCAGCTCAATACCAACTGATGTTTGCCAATAACCTTGATACATATTATCT from the Candidatus Pelagibacter sp. HIMB1321 genome contains:
- a CDS encoding LysE family translocator → MLPLDFILYLQIIIFLFISPGTPRVVIISYSMNYGVGKCIWSAFGDVTANFIQAVLVVFVIGSFFSENSIILNIFKWVGVFYILYLAYDIYKSHPKNLTEKNIIKKSNLSFFKDGFLVAGTSPKAWMFFPFIFPQFIDFNSNLLTQFVILITSYIVLDFLSLIGYAMLAQKLIKWITVNPKTINTISASVLVIIAVIIVIAQQY
- a CDS encoding D-2-hydroxyacid dehydrogenase family protein yields the protein MLKVAILDDYQNVAQEFVDLEKLSGKYEFKIFSEPFVDEADALDQLSEFEALLIMRERTPMTKNLIDNLTKLKFIITSGSRNKAIDLEAAKKRKIVVCGTEINFYPTSELTWALMLGLAKNFKEEIDNMYQGYWQTSVGIELRGKILGLIGLGRVGSEVAKIGKVFGMQVMAWSENLNLDKCKELDVLPCSKEDLIKTSDFLSIHVQGGERYKDCITLKELDKMKKTAFIINTSRGPIINEDDLIIALSTNVIAGAGIDVYEKEPLPENNKLRFLPNALLTPHIGYVTAENYSIFYTQMIEDLEACVNGKPIRVIE
- the grxC gene encoding glutaredoxin 3; translation: MKSVTIYTGPLCNFCDAAKRLLTRNNAEYKEINIATTDGAIDEMIKKANGRRTVPQIFFDDQHIGGYDDIRALEKENKLQELLK
- the msrB gene encoding peptide-methionine (R)-S-oxide reductase MsrB, with translation MNKKNPNLTAEQKLVMFEDGTEAPGSSELNNEKRVGSYHCANCGIKLFDSDAKYESGSGWPSFYQSLPDVFDTKTDHLLGYGRTEYHCKNCNAHHGHIFDDGPKPTGKRFCNNGVCLVFKPKE
- a CDS encoding histone deacetylase family protein — protein: MELAVINHEDYFAKIGDDHKFPINKFGELAKYLLEKKIINNFHKPYPCSVDTLKGAHSETYINNIINKSLDQNQVKKIGFPLVDSVVKRSLVATGGTVLASKLALDSRIACNTAGGSHHANFDEGAGYCVFNDVAVAAQYLLNRSLVKKIIIVDLDVHQGNGNSDIFKNNKDVFTFSIHSKSNYPAKKSKSDLDIELEDNTEDKKYIEILKNNLHDLNKEKFDFAFYIAGVDVHCNDRLGKLKLTDEGIKKREELVIENFFSKKIPFCGVLGGGYNKDFKKLVELHSILHETCAKFVN
- a CDS encoding amino acid ABC transporter substrate-binding protein encodes the protein MKITKIILSFVSAVAILLSSSAISFAKVVGDKIILGSAISLTGKYSSNGVHTQNGYNMAVDRINSMGGVKVGGKTYKFEIIYYDDESNPKRAAQLAERLISQDGVEFMLGPYSSGLTKAIAPVTEKYGVPMVEANGASRSLFTKGYKYLFAVLAPANLYLDVAIDLAVEKNGGKPVKIAQAFEQDAFSQDVRLGILEAAKRTGSEIIIDDKLPKELNDMAATLAKVKAVKPDVLVVSGHTKGALTAVRQIAEMKVDVPMLAMTHCDAAKLSKQHGKNSEFALCASQWHKTLTYKDDFFGNGMKYAADFDKEFGYDPPYQAAESSAALLVFKDAFERAGSFDKKKVRDALAATNMQTFYGNIKFAEGGQNVDKPMVLFQVMCNDDGSKCENKVVAPTKWASAELIHPIPSWSSR
- a CDS encoding branched-chain amino acid ABC transporter permease; the encoded protein is MDFLIFQVPMLTLQATLDGLLLGILFALIAYGMALQWGVMNIINIAQGDLVILGGYIAYFMYLSGIHPAWGIIVCPIVMYFVGVGIYKTVINKVVDRDLFISILATFGISILMMQLMNFAFGADVVLANSEFGTTMLFNNSVTLPNSKIFSAVVSIVFAICLVLYMKKSKLGRAIRATAQNARAAKILGVDTEKVYAATFGINAALCGVAGALIAITFTIHPYMGLPYTIRSFMIVIVAGLGNLPGVAMSGMGLGVFEEFADYIFGTEFRIGSVFLLLVLILVYRRFKLSRKREYLK
- a CDS encoding TIGR03643 family protein — translated: MKKKGYSPVTKVKNPEPKVDDPDWIIWAAWADRITFEEIKQKTGKSESEVIKIMRKTLKPSSFRLWRRRVHEKSIKHKKKFEYSRKEIASKIKKSDYL